The genomic window AAAGTATATGGCACCACCGCCTGTTATCCTTCTTCCTACCTCTATGCCCTCTCTTTGTGTATATTCAAGCCTTACCTCTTGCTCCACAGCTTGATGAAAGCCCACAAGCACACACTCAGGTTTAAACTGCAAAAACCTTATAGTGGGTGGAATTTTGCCCTCGGACATTAAGTCCAGCATTATCCTATCAAGTGCTATGTTCTCATAGTGAGGTCTTTGACCTGTATACAAAACTCGCCACATACCTGCCTCCTTTTTAAGTTCAAGTAAATTTTAGGCTTTTGTGTAGTTTGTTTTTGTGATATGCGTCAGATTATTTCAAGAAAGGCTGTGGTAGGCTTTTAACAGGTTATGAGTTTTCTCGCCAAGTTTCAAAGCCTTTGGGTCATCTTTGCAGTCCTCTTGGGTTTGTATTTGAGTAGGTTTGAGGTTATAAGGGAAGTCTCTGGCTACCTTATAACGCCCTCTTTGGTTCTTATGCTCTTTGGTCTATTTCTTGGCATGCCCCTTAGGGAAGTGTTAGATGCTTACAGAAACCGTAGGTTTTTCTTTATAAGCCTAATGGTTAACTTTCTCATTACCCCTGCGGTTGCATATCTTCTTGGGTATATATTCCTAAGGGAAAATACAGCCCTCTGGATAGGCTTTGTGATGCTCTTAGTCACTCCTTGCACTGACTGGTATCTTATCTTCACCGCCATGGCAGGTGGAAACCTACCCCTTAGCACCTCCATACTTCCTGTGAACTTTTTTATGCAGGTAGCCCTTTTGCCCCTTTATCTGGAGCTGTTCTTTTCTAAGGAAGGCTTTGTTAACCTCTGGTCTATTTTGGAAAGCATAGCCTTTGTGATAGTGTTGCCCCTTCTTACTGCCCAAGCTCTCAGAAGGTTAAGGTTTTCGGAGAGGCTTTCCTTCTTAGCGAGTTTTCAAAGCCTTTTTCTCTTCATTGCCATCGTATCCATGTTTGCCTCTCAAGGTCAGGCTATAACCCACAAGCCATTTTTGCTTTTGAAGATGCTTACGCCTCTTCTTATCTTCTTTCTCTTTGCCTTTTTAGTAGGTGTTTTTCTTGGACGCCTCATACTCAGGAGCTACCAGAACACTGCCAGCTTGACCCTTACCCTAATGGCAAGGAACTCACCCATAGCTTTGGCTATAGCCCTTACCGCCTTTGAGAACGAACCCCTTATAGCCCTTGCCTTAGTGATAGGACCCTTGGTAGAACTGCCCGTGCTCTTTTTAGCAGTAAGAGGGCTTTTACTCTTAAAGAAATTGAGCTTATAATTTCCCCATGCAGAAGCCCTGGGAAGGCAGGTTTAAAGAAAAAACAGAGGAGTTTGTGGAGAGGTTTACCCAGTCGGTAAGTTTTGACAAGGAGCTTGCCCTGTGGGATATAAAACAAAGCAAAGCCCACGTAAAGACCCTACAAAAGGCTGGAGTGCTTACAGAAGAAGAAGCCCAAAAACTCCTTCTTGGTCTTGAAGACATAGAAAAGGACATAAAGGAAGGAAGTTTTGACTTCAAGCAGGAGCTGGAAGATGTGCATATGAACATAGAGGCGGAGCTCATAAGAAGGCTTGGAGAAGTGGGAGGAAAGCTACACACCGCAAGAAGCAGAAACGACCAAGTGGCTACCGACGAAAGACTATACATAAAGGACAAGCTCACAGAGGTTATCCAAAGTCTAAGAGCTCTCAGAAAAGAGCTCGTGAAATTAGCGGAAAGGTCCGTAGATATCCTACTGCCTTCCTACACTCACCTTCAGAGGGCTCAACCTATAAGGCTTGCTCACTACTTTCTTGCCTACAGAGAGATGTTTCTAAGCGACGAGCAAAGGTTTATAAACGCCTATAGAAGTGCGGACTGTTTACCCCTTGGCTCTGGAGCGTCCGCAGGCGTAGACTTTCCACTGGATAGGTTTTATACCGCAGAGCTCTTAGGCTTTGGTAGGCTCTGTAGAAACTCCCTGCAGGCAACTGCAGAGAGGGACTTTATACTTGATGTGTTATACGCCTGTGCGGTTTGTGGCATGAGGCTTTCAAGGCTTTCAGAAGACTTGATAATCTGGTCTACAGAGGAGTTTGGCTTTGTGGACCTACCCGATAGGCTATGCACTGGAAGCTCCATAATGCCTCAGAAGAAAAACCCAGATGTGCTTGAACTAATAAGAGGCAAAACTGGAAGGCTTTATGGAAATCTTATGAACCTTTTGGTGGTCCTAAAGGGTCTTCCCATGGCATACAACAGAGACCTACAAGAGGACAAAGAACCCCTCTTTGATAGCTTAAGGACTATAAAGGACTGTATTGAAGGTATGACGCTTGTGTTAGAAGGTATGAGTATAAGGACAGACAGGATGGAAAAAGCAAGCGGAGGCTTTACCCTCATGACAGACCTTGCCAATTACTTGGTCTTGAAAGGAATCCCCTTTAGGCAGGCACATAAAACCGCAGGCTCAATAACCGCCTACCTTCTTGAAAAGGGTAAAAGACCAGAGGAGCTTACCCTTGAAGAGCTAAGGAGCTTTTCTGAGCTTTACCAAGAGGATGCCTTGGAGCTTTTGAGACCAGATAGGGTAGCGGACAGGAGAAAAACCTACGGCGGGACTGCAAGGGAAGAAGTTTTAAAAAGGCTACAAGTAGCTAAAAGGGAGGAAGGCATACCATGAAGATGGTTCTGGTTTTTATTCTTCTCATAATAATTGCAGGAATATCTGGCACTATAGTATTCCTCAATCAGGAAAAGGTTATGTTGGTGCTTACGCCAACCTTTAGAGATGTATACTACATAGTCCCTCCAATCCCTCTGGGACTTTTGGTAGTTTTGAGTTTCTTTGTAGGTCTCTTCATAGGCTACGTAGGTGGAGTTATATCTAAATTCTTCAAGTAGAGTTATAGATTGAACTCCTCCTTTAAAACGTGGAGCAAGTCTTCAGCAACTACAAGTTTTTTAAACAAAATCAGTTACCTCGTCTGGCACATAGCCGAGCCTACATTCTATGAGACTTAAAACCATCTCTTGGGTGGACTTTAAAAGACCTTCCTCAAGACCGATTTGCTCGCCTTCCTTAAGCCCAAGCCTATATAGAATATCCTTTTTCAGCCTTCTCTTTGGCAATTTTATATCCTCAGGTCTAACCGCTATAGGCACATGCTTGACATCCTCCGTGAGCCTTATCCTTAAGTTAGGTCGCAGTTCTGTTAGTGTCAATGCTTTCAGTAGATAGTCCTTCCTTTCTTCCTCGTTCATCCCTTCCATAGTCCTTATGAGTTTCTCTATCAGATATGCCTCGTCCTCTACCTTACACAAACAAGCTAAAAGCCTATCCATAGGGTCTGGGCTTTCCAAAAGCACTTTGCAGTCTATCTGCCTTATGTCAATCATCTCGTAGCTAAAGCTAAGGTTTCTAAGCCTTAGCCTTGACTTCATTCTTAGTTTTCTGTTTCCCACATACACAAGGAGCTGTTTTATAGGACTGCTTGGATATCTCTCTAATATGGCAAGGTAATAGCGTAGCATTCTAAAGGGCATGTTAGTGTCGTTAAAGGACTGGAACTCTATATGCAGTATGCTTTCATCCTCAAGCCTTGCTAAAAAGTCCACTCTTAACTCTGTGGAAGGGAAGTTGGTGGGTAGCAGTTCCTTTATGGGTGCGGGTGCGAGTATTTTGCTTAGTCTGTGTGGGATTTCTTCAAAAACATCCTTTAAAACTATGTCCTTTGAAGACACGGGAAATTATAGCACACTACTTGCAACCTACATTAAAATATAAACTGGGGAGGATGAAGGTATGGCGATAGAATACCAGCCCTTATACATACTATCAAGCGGAATGCTACTCCAACAGAGAAAGTTGGAAACCATAACCAACAACCTTGCAAACGTGGACACGCCAGCCTTTAAGAAAGACCTAATTTTGGCAAGCCTCTGGGAAACTCCTATGGGTCAGAGCTTTCCAGACATTGACCCACAAAACCCAAGCAACAACTTTTTGTATCCAGTCGTAGAGAGAATCTTTACAGACCTCTCTCAGGGTGCTATAAAACAGACGGGCAACCCGCTTGACCTTGCCATAGAGGGCAATGGCTTTTTTGCGGTTAGAAGTGGTCAAGAGGTGCTATATACAAGAAAGGGAAACTTTAGGCTGGACGCAGAAAGCTATCTTGTCAATGAGCTTGGCTACAGAGTGCTTGATACAAACCTCAATGAGATAAGGCTGGAAGGGCAACCAACTTTTGGTATTGATGGTTCTGTGTTTGTGAACGGTCAGCAAATTGCTACTATCGGTGTGTTTGAGCTTCAAAACCCTCAGAAAATAGGAAGAGACCTCTTTACAGGTCAGGCTCAGCCTGCTCAAGGCTATAGGCTCATGCAAGGCTTTCTTGAACTTTCCAATGTGAACCCTATTCTTGAAATGGCAAAGCTTATTCAAACCCACAGAGCTCACGAGGTTTATTCCAATCTTATAAGGTCTCTTGACGCCATTTATGAGAGGTTTAACCAGAGCTTTTAAAAAAGGCTCTTCTGTGTGGATGTCTTTGAGAGGCTGTCAAGCTCCTTTATAAGGCTTTTCATTTCCAATTCTTCAAACCTTTTCCTTAATGCGTTAAAGTTAGGACTTTTTAGCCTTAACTCTTCTTCTTTTAGGCTTAAACCCTCTACTTTTTGCAGTTTTAGAAGAGATAAAGCAAGCTCAAGGCTTTCTCTGTTTGCCTGAGGAAAGGCTCTAAGGAAGTCTTGCCAGTTTCTCAAAAGGTTTTCCACACTACCGTAGGCTTCAAGAACTTTTATGGCAGTTTTTGGACCTATACCCTTTACGCCTTCTATATTATCCACCTTATCACCCACAAGGGCAAGGTAGTCTGGAAGTTTTTCTGGTGGAACGCCAAACTTTTCCAAAACTTTTTTCCTGTCAAAGACCTCACCGCTTATGGGATTAACCACCACAAGCCTTTCACACACAAGCGACAATATATCCTTGTCTGGTGAGTAGACTTTTACAGAAAAGCCTCTTTCAAGAGCCCACCAGCTTATGGTTGCAATTATGTCATCCGCCTCATAGCCTTCCACTTCATACCTTTTAATGCCAAGAAGGTCAACAAGCTCCTTTATAACTGGTATCTGGACCTTTAAGGGGTCTGGCATGGAAGGTCTTTTGGCTTTGTATTCTCTATAGACCTCTTCTCTCTTTGTGGGTGCAGGCAGGTCAAAGGCTATGGCAAAGTAAGAAGGCTTTTCTGTTTTTAGTATGGAAAAGATAGCCCTCATAAAGCCGTATATGGCACCGGTGGGAAAGCCAGACCTTGTGGAAAGAGGTGGAAGAGCAAAAAAGCTCCTATACAGAAAGGCGGAGCCGTCAAGGAGATGCAAAACCTTCATGGAGAGCCCTTCTGTAATAGCCTTTCATAGCTTCCACAAGGCTTCTTGTAGCCTTTTCTACGTCCTCAAAGCCAAGGATAGCAGAAACCACCGCAATACCCTTTGCACCCGCAGCGAGCACTTCCGCAACACGATAGTGAGTTATACCACCTATGGCGACTATGGGCTTTGAGGTTAGCTTTACCGCTTGACGCAGACCCTCTATACCCACCAATTTGTAGTTTGCCTTTGTGGTAGTCTCATACACAGAACCAAAGCCTATATAGTCTATGGGAAGATGCTCCACCTCTTTTAGCTTATCCACAGAGTTTACTGAGTAACCTATAAACATCTTGTCTCCTACGAGCTTTCTGACCACATCGGGAGGAAGGTCTTCTTGACCCACATGAACACCGTCCGCAGACACCGCAAGAGCTAAGTCCACCCTATCGTTTACCACAAGCTGAACATTATACCTTTGAGTGAGCTCTCTAAGAACCAAAAGCTCCTCATACATCTGCCTTGTGGACTTGTTTTTAAACCTATACTGGAGTGCAGTTATTCCACCCTTTATGGCGGACTCTATGGTAGATACGAGGTCCCTGTCCATAAAGTAGCGGTCATCGGTTACAAGGTATAGGGTTAGATTGGGCTTTTGCATGTTTTCCTCCTGTTGCAAATGATATTCAGTTAGACTATATTATATGCTATGCAGTTGGAAGAGCTAAAGCAGAAGTTTGAGCAGTTTCTCAGACAGAACGGACACAAGATAACAAAGGGCAGGTTTGAGATAATAGACAAAATAGCCAGCTATGGTCCTCACTTTGAGATAGAAGAACTTGTCCGCTGGATAGCAAACCAAGACAGGACAATAGCCAGCCGGTCCACCGTCTACAGAACCGTAAGGCTTCTTCAGGAGTTTGGAGCAATAAGGGAGGTAATAAAGCTGGGTAACAGAACCATATACGAGTTTGTGGCGGGAAAGCCACACCATGAGCATCTCATATGCGTGGAATGCGGGAAGATAATAGAGTTTTACAAAGAGGAAATAGAGGAGTTTCAAGACAAGGTATGCGAAGAGCACAACTTTACACCTTTAAACCACAGACTTGAAATTTTTGGTATATGCTCAGACTGCAAGGCAAAAAAATATGAGAATAGAAGGCTGGAAGTTGGAGCTTAAAACTACGAGAGCAGGGCATATAAAACCCAGCGAGGACTTTAGCTCTTACCTTAACTCTGCTATAGAAAAACCACAGGAGCAGGTCAATAAAGAAGCCTTGCCAGTAGATGCAAGAATTAGTGCAAAGGTGGAAGAGGTATCCAAAAAGTATGGTATCCCTAAGGAGTTAATCTATGCAATAATAAAGCAAGAGAGCAATTTCAACCCTATGGCTTACAATAAAAACAAAGATGGCACAGAGGATAGAGGTCTCATGCAGGTCAACTACCAGCACAACCTAAGGCTTATGAGAGAATATGGCATAACAGACCCAAACCAGCTTTTTGATATAGAAACCAACATAGAGCTTGGAGCAAGGATACTCTATGAAAACTTCCAAAGGTTTGGCAACTGGGCTATGGCTGTAAAAGCCTACAATGGGCTAAGGGCGGACAACTGGGACTATGTGAGGGGAGTTTTTGAGAAGCTGGCTCTTTTTAGGTGAGGTGCAATGGAAATAAAGGAGCTTACCCAAAAACAAAAGGACTTTCTAAAAAACCTCTTTGGGATTGAAGAACTTCCAGAGGATATGGAGTTGGAGGAGTTTCTTGCCTCAAAGGGTTGTAAACTATACGAGTGCCTAAGTTGTGGCAAGCTGGTATTTCACGATAATTATGAGTTTTGGAACTTAACGGATTGTTGTGATGACAATTCAAAGCTGGTGGAAGGTGGGCTACTTTGTGAGGTATGCTACTCAAGAACTCCAGAGAACCTAAAGCACTGGATATTTTTCAGACCTACTTACTACAAAGAGGTGAGCTTTTTGTCACCAGAAGGTAAAAATAAGCCAACAAAAGAATAGAAGCCAAAGGAAAACTTATAATATCTATATGCCTCTCATAAAGGACATTGAGGAGGTAAAGGAGTTTATAAGAAAAACCTCGCAGAAGACCGCTGTTTATGTGGGTTGTGATTCAAGGCAGGTTAAAAACCACACGGTCTTTGTTTCTGTGGTAGTTGTTCACATAGATTCTTCCAGAGGTGCAAAGATATTTTGGAAAGTAGACAAAGTGCCACGCATAAGGTCCCTCAGACAAAGGCTTTTAGAGGAGGTGAGTAGAGCAGTCTACCTTGCCCTTGAGGTTTCTGAAGTGGTTGGCAACAGACCTTTTGAAGTCCACCTTGATATAAACCCAAACCCAGAGCATAACTCCAGCGTCATACTCAAGGAAGCAATAGGCTATGTGCTCGCCCAGGGTCTAAAGCCTGTGGTAAAGCCTCATTCCATCGCAGCTACTACTGTGGCGGACTATATTACCGGCAAATACTAAAACACGTATTCACCGGATATGAGCCTGTTATAAAAGCTCTCTGGCAAGAAGGCATGACGGTGCATGTCCGCAGAGTATAGCTTTGTCTGAACCTTTACCTCTCTGGAAGGTTCTCTTACGGGGTGCTTCTTAGAAGCTATGGACATGGTCCACCAGTATCCTGCGTATCCTGGTATTACTGCGGTGTAGAGGTCTACTATTGGGAAAACTTTCTTAAGAGCCTTCTGTATTCTTCTAACTATTTCAATGTGGTAATGTATGGACTCTGTCTGACCCACGTATATGCCGTCCTCCTTGAGGGCGCTGTAGACATACTTAAAGAACTCCTCTGTGGTTAACACGTGGGCAAAGCCTACTGGGTCTGTGGAATCTACTATTATCACGTCAAACTCATTCTCATAGTCTTGAATGTATTTGTAGCCATCTTCATTAAGGATTATTGCCCTTGGGTCTTCAAAGGCGACCGCCATGGTAGGTAAAAACCTTTTGGAGACCTCTATAACCTCCTTGTCTATGTCCACAAGGACAGCCCTTTTGACCTCTGGGTGCTTAAGAACTTCCCTTAGAACTCCGCCGTCTCCTCCGCCTATTATGAGGACATTTTCTGGGTTGGGATGGGCATATAGGGGCACATGTGCCATAAACTCGTGGTAGATGAACTCATACCGCTCGTCGCACTGAGCAACACCATCAAGCACCAAGATTCTTCCGAAGTGTGGCGACTCCACAACCATTATCTCCTGATATTCGCTCTTGCCGTGGTAAAGCACATTGCTTATAGGGTAGCAGTGTCTTATGGGTGCATAGGGGTCTCTTTCCATAAAGAAGGTGTCCATCATCGCTTTTCACCTCTCAGTTTTTGGAGCATATTATAAAGCATAAGAACTCTGTCTGGTTCAAGAGTTTCAACTCTGCACATAGGGTCAATACCTGCTTTAAGAAGTATAGTTTCTGGAACTTTATTCTTTAGAGCCTTTCTCCTCATGGAGTATAAGCCTACCAAGAAACTCTTATAGTCCTCAAGGTCTAACTTTGGAAGCTCCTCCCTTCTGCTTAGCCTAATAAGTCCGGATTGCACCTTTGGGGGTGGCACAAAAAAGCGTGCGGGCAAGCTCATGAGATACTCAACTCTATAAAAAGTCCTTACAAAGGTAGAGAGCCAAGAAGCTCCCTTTTGAATTTTCTCCGCCACTTCTTTCTGTAGCATGTAAACTGCTATTGGAATGCAGGAATGGTGAAAAACTGTGTTTTCCAATATAAGACTTGCCACATTATAGGGTAGATTTCCCACCACTTTGAGGTTTTCTCCCAGAGAGCAAAGGTTAAACTTGGTGGCATCTTCCCTATGGATAAACACTTTATCCCTTTGTATGTTTTTATGAAGAATTTCT from Hydrogenobacter sp. T-8 includes these protein-coding regions:
- a CDS encoding arsenic resistance protein, with the translated sequence MSFLAKFQSLWVIFAVLLGLYLSRFEVIREVSGYLITPSLVLMLFGLFLGMPLREVLDAYRNRRFFFISLMVNFLITPAVAYLLGYIFLRENTALWIGFVMLLVTPCTDWYLIFTAMAGGNLPLSTSILPVNFFMQVALLPLYLELFFSKEGFVNLWSILESIAFVIVLPLLTAQALRRLRFSERLSFLASFQSLFLFIAIVSMFASQGQAITHKPFLLLKMLTPLLIFFLFAFLVGVFLGRLILRSYQNTASLTLTLMARNSPIALAIALTAFENEPLIALALVIGPLVELPVLFLAVRGLLLLKKLSL
- the argH gene encoding argininosuccinate lyase, with product MQKPWEGRFKEKTEEFVERFTQSVSFDKELALWDIKQSKAHVKTLQKAGVLTEEEAQKLLLGLEDIEKDIKEGSFDFKQELEDVHMNIEAELIRRLGEVGGKLHTARSRNDQVATDERLYIKDKLTEVIQSLRALRKELVKLAERSVDILLPSYTHLQRAQPIRLAHYFLAYREMFLSDEQRFINAYRSADCLPLGSGASAGVDFPLDRFYTAELLGFGRLCRNSLQATAERDFILDVLYACAVCGMRLSRLSEDLIIWSTEEFGFVDLPDRLCTGSSIMPQKKNPDVLELIRGKTGRLYGNLMNLLVVLKGLPMAYNRDLQEDKEPLFDSLRTIKDCIEGMTLVLEGMSIRTDRMEKASGGFTLMTDLANYLVLKGIPFRQAHKTAGSITAYLLEKGKRPEELTLEELRSFSELYQEDALELLRPDRVADRRKTYGGTAREEVLKRLQVAKREEGIP
- a CDS encoding Rpn family recombination-promoting nuclease/putative transposase, with the protein product MSSKDIVLKDVFEEIPHRLSKILAPAPIKELLPTNFPSTELRVDFLARLEDESILHIEFQSFNDTNMPFRMLRYYLAILERYPSSPIKQLLVYVGNRKLRMKSRLRLRNLSFSYEMIDIRQIDCKVLLESPDPMDRLLACLCKVEDEAYLIEKLIRTMEGMNEEERKDYLLKALTLTELRPNLRIRLTEDVKHVPIAVRPEDIKLPKRRLKKDILYRLGLKEGEQIGLEEGLLKSTQEMVLSLIECRLGYVPDEVTDFV
- a CDS encoding flagellar hook-basal body protein, which codes for MAIEYQPLYILSSGMLLQQRKLETITNNLANVDTPAFKKDLILASLWETPMGQSFPDIDPQNPSNNFLYPVVERIFTDLSQGAIKQTGNPLDLAIEGNGFFAVRSGQEVLYTRKGNFRLDAESYLVNELGYRVLDTNLNEIRLEGQPTFGIDGSVFVNGQQIATIGVFELQNPQKIGRDLFTGQAQPAQGYRLMQGFLELSNVNPILEMAKLIQTHRAHEVYSNLIRSLDAIYERFNQSF
- a CDS encoding 5'-3' exonuclease; amino-acid sequence: MKVLHLLDGSAFLYRSFFALPPLSTRSGFPTGAIYGFMRAIFSILKTEKPSYFAIAFDLPAPTKREEVYREYKAKRPSMPDPLKVQIPVIKELVDLLGIKRYEVEGYEADDIIATISWWALERGFSVKVYSPDKDILSLVCERLVVVNPISGEVFDRKKVLEKFGVPPEKLPDYLALVGDKVDNIEGVKGIGPKTAIKVLEAYGSVENLLRNWQDFLRAFPQANRESLELALSLLKLQKVEGLSLKEEELRLKSPNFNALRKRFEELEMKSLIKELDSLSKTSTQKSLF
- the thiE gene encoding thiamine phosphate synthase, producing the protein MQKPNLTLYLVTDDRYFMDRDLVSTIESAIKGGITALQYRFKNKSTRQMYEELLVLRELTQRYNVQLVVNDRVDLALAVSADGVHVGQEDLPPDVVRKLVGDKMFIGYSVNSVDKLKEVEHLPIDYIGFGSVYETTTKANYKLVGIEGLRQAVKLTSKPIVAIGGITHYRVAEVLAAGAKGIAVVSAILGFEDVEKATRSLVEAMKGYYRRALHEGFASP
- a CDS encoding Fur family transcriptional regulator: MQLEELKQKFEQFLRQNGHKITKGRFEIIDKIASYGPHFEIEELVRWIANQDRTIASRSTVYRTVRLLQEFGAIREVIKLGNRTIYEFVAGKPHHEHLICVECGKIIEFYKEEIEEFQDKVCEEHNFTPLNHRLEIFGICSDCKAKKYENRRLEVGA
- a CDS encoding lytic transglycosylase domain-containing protein, with translation MRIEGWKLELKTTRAGHIKPSEDFSSYLNSAIEKPQEQVNKEALPVDARISAKVEEVSKKYGIPKELIYAIIKQESNFNPMAYNKNKDGTEDRGLMQVNYQHNLRLMREYGITDPNQLFDIETNIELGARILYENFQRFGNWAMAVKAYNGLRADNWDYVRGVFEKLALFR
- a CDS encoding ribonuclease H-like YkuK family protein; translated protein: MPLIKDIEEVKEFIRKTSQKTAVYVGCDSRQVKNHTVFVSVVVVHIDSSRGAKIFWKVDKVPRIRSLRQRLLEEVSRAVYLALEVSEVVGNRPFEVHLDINPNPEHNSSVILKEAIGYVLAQGLKPVVKPHSIAATTVADYITGKY
- the speE gene encoding polyamine aminopropyltransferase — protein: MMDTFFMERDPYAPIRHCYPISNVLYHGKSEYQEIMVVESPHFGRILVLDGVAQCDERYEFIYHEFMAHVPLYAHPNPENVLIIGGGDGGVLREVLKHPEVKRAVLVDIDKEVIEVSKRFLPTMAVAFEDPRAIILNEDGYKYIQDYENEFDVIIVDSTDPVGFAHVLTTEEFFKYVYSALKEDGIYVGQTESIHYHIEIVRRIQKALKKVFPIVDLYTAVIPGYAGYWWTMSIASKKHPVREPSREVKVQTKLYSADMHRHAFLPESFYNRLISGEYVF
- the rsmA gene encoding 16S rRNA (adenine(1518)-N(6)/adenine(1519)-N(6))-dimethyltransferase RsmA; this translates as MKLKKHLGQHLLVAKGVLERIVEFLELQEEDIVVEIGPGTGNLTKEILKKNFKELHLLEIDPQMVEILHKNIQRDKVFIHREDATKFNLCSLGENLKVVGNLPYNVASLILENTVFHHSCIPIAVYMLQKEVAEKIQKGASWLSTFVRTFYRVEYLMSLPARFFVPPPKVQSGLIRLSRREELPKLDLEDYKSFLVGLYSMRRKALKNKVPETILLKAGIDPMCRVETLEPDRVLMLYNMLQKLRGEKR